CTCCCATTCACCCCATGCTTCGTAATTACGTGATTCACGGCCTTAGCCGATCTGCCTTTTGAAATTCGATCGttctttccaagaaaaaaatatgctGCCTTTGtcgaattttctctctcttcgggTGGTCAAAGAGGTGGGCATGGATGGCAGCAGTAGATTGATAGCTTCGTGCGCCTGCTGTTATAGCTTATGTAGCACGGATATTCTCCGAAAGCCTTCGTATTGTGTCCGACATTCCGACATGTATCTAACATACTTCGACACatcccgacacgctccgacacgtggtTAACTCTCTCCAACAAGTTCCGACACGCGAATCCCAGAATTtcgacacgcgattccgacacgcacgtggtcaattttaaaaatttctaatacttgaggggtcaaaatataaatatacacaaaaaaagtaataaaagaagtaataaaattgctataaatatatatgcacgggatcaattttttttttttttagttttgttttttttagaatttttatttttttaaatcttttactatgaaagaagtaataaaaagtgctatatatgataaataaataaatttaaaaatatcatttcagcatttttcttcgaataatgtttttttcctctaaattttgtgtattattgtaacaaataaaataataaatgatattatttaatatttttcgtgtaaattaattctaagctattattattattatttatgtatttaatatataacatatcGAAACTTgtgaaaagtttttatttttaaaaaataacgtATCAATATGTCTTATCATATCGTGTCGTGTGTCGCTTGTTCGTGTCGGTTCTACGTAAGTTATAGCATGCATGCGTTGGAGGGGAGACTGTAAAAGAAGCCGAGGACAAAAAAGGCCGGCACGTCATCCTTCTTCCACTCTCTTTTCAGATTTCGCAGCAGAAAGTTTCCGCCTttccgcttctctctctctctcccgctctCCTCGTTGTTCTCGAACCTCGgcatatttctttcctttttcctgcctCCTGCTGATCTCTCCTCGACCCCTGATTGGAACGAGAAGCGATGGGCGTCCTCCGCGGGCGGGACCCTCTTGGAATTTGGATTGGATTCTTGGGTGCTTGTGTGTTGGGGTGCTGTGGTGAGATGATTGGTTGAGCTCGAATGAATCTGTGAGCTTCGTGGCGCGGTAAAAGGCAAGTGGGTCTTTCTTGATCGCGAGTTTTAGGAGATGGGTTGCTTTCCTTGTTTTGATTCGAGGGAGGAAGAGATGCTCAACCCGGACAAGGGGAGCGACGACCCGAAACACGGCGTCCCGAATGCTTCCTCCAAGATTTCCAGCTTGCCGTCCGGTCGGTTTCGTTTAGTTTTTCACTGACGGATTCTTGCTCTTCTTGGTATTTCGCTTCTTGATCCGATCATTGGTAGGTGAGTTTCACCGAGATCGTAATCATGGTTTTAGCTTGATTAGTAGTAGTCCAATTCGTCGACGGAGTTTCCGGAGAGTAGGTTGGATTTCTTTTGCTGATGTAATAGCTTAGGATGATTTTTGATAGTTCAGGTCCGTCTGATTGATGAAAGGTATAGGTTTCTCTAATTCAAGTGCTTAGCTTGTCGGCATCCTGATTTGCTGATTCTGCAAGTCACTTGTTAATGTTGAGTGCCTTCGGATTGATAGCTGTTCAGCTATACGAGTGATGTATCAAATTTAAATCTTTGAGCTCGTGCCTGCAGAGGGCGATTGTTGTCCCCTGTGCACATAGTCATAGATCTCTTTGTTAAATGTCGAGTGGCgtgatttgaaattatccgCATCTGTTTGCTGGTGAATTTTACAAGGGTAGAAAGACTGAGGTCTAGGAGCAATTTGGGGTCAAGAAGGGATCTAATTGGCCCTAAGGATGGACCAGGTATACATATGCTGCTCAAACCTTCACCTTCCGCGAACTCGCCGCTGCTACCAAGAACTTTAGGCCGGAATGTTTCTTGGGGGAAGGAGGATTTGGGGGTGTATACAAAGGGAAACTCGAGACCACTGGACAGGTGGATAACGTGCTCATTTTTATCATGTATGTGGCATTTTTATGGTTGCGTTTTTAGTAAATTAAAACCTGAATCAGCTAGTTGTCCCTTTCCAGGCTTTAGTTTTCGGTCCATGAACTGACTCTTTTACCTGAGGTTGGAAAGCTACATTTAGCTAGAACTTGTGATATCCTAAAGTGGCCTTTCTAGATCATCTAACACGTGGAAAAGGTTGGAATTCATAGAAAATTATACTGTTAAATTCGATTTCCATTCCAACCTTAGTTGCATTTCTTACCAACTAATCAACAGTCAAAACTATATTTAGCTAGAACTTGTGATATCCTAAAGTGGCCCTTCTAGATCATCTAACATGTAGAATTGGTAGGAAATCATAGAAAATTATACTGTTAAATTCGATTTCCATTCCAACCTTAGTCGCATTTCTTACCAACTAATCAGCAGTCGATTGGAACAATAGTTATCGACCatccaaaataaataataaaagaactcATTCCTGTAGGTTAGATCCAATTGAACTGTACTTATTGGTGGAGATTACTCTTTACTTAAATGAttttaacttcttcttcttcttcttcttcttcttcttttttctctattttttgaaaagaccATGGTTGACGCTTGAATCAGTCAAACAgtgtatttttgaaaatcatgTCAATTCCCTCGGCAAGTGAAGCTAACACTTTTCGTGTGTTTGCCTCCAGTTTAGTGGAACTTTGTTtagcccctttttctttcattgaaAGGCTTTGTTGGCATTCATTTCTTAGGCAAATAAATTTGGAGCTAAAGTATGTTCACAAGCTGTGAACAGTGCAATCAATCCTTACAATTTTTCTGCTAAATCAGAAGAGCCTTAAGTTGGTGCAGCAGatcttttaattggaaaaacttggagtaattttttttgtgagttTGACATGGTTGGCTTTTTCAATGACTTATTAAGAGCTTCAACTTTATTGCATTTGTCTCACAATtgtcaagaattttgaaattgtcAGATTGACATTATAGATAAAATTTCTGCCCAGGATAAATCATGTAACCAAATTGAAGATTCAGATGCTGTCAGACAAGTACTGTGAAAACCATATTTTGGCTGGCTGTGGTTCTGTTCCATTAAATTCTCATATCTTGTGGAGCTACTCATGACTTTCTTGTATGTGCTGTTATACATGGTTCGTACTTTGACCTTAGTCATTTGTAGGTTGTTGCAGTTAAACAACTGGATAGGAATGGTCTCCAGGGTAACCGTGAATTTCTGGTGGAGGTTCTGATGCTGAGCCTTCTGCATCACCCTAATCTCATGAGTCTGATTGGTTACTGTGCTGATGGCGACCGACGGCTTCTTGTCTATGAAGTCATGCCCTTTGGATCATTGGAAGATCATCTTTTTGGTAATGTTGAttatccttaatgaaagttttttttttctataattcaTCTCGGTAATCCAGTATATATTTCTTTGCACTTCCCTAGAACTCTGGCTTGAAGTGGCCTAGCACTGAAAGTGTGAACTTGAATTTTATTGCATTCTAACAAGAAGATATAGATTTGGtactataatttttattatgttgACATGCGTTCACTTTCTGGCTCAATTATGTGAAAATCAGCTCTTTGTAATAGGCAACTGATATTAGCATTATGCTATTGGTACAGATCTTCCACCAGATAAGGAACCGTTAGATTGGAACACCAGAATGACGATAGCAGCTGGTGCAGCCAAAGGTTTAGAGTACCTCCATGACAAAGCAATTCCCCCAGTTATTTATGGAGATTTCAAGTCATCCAATATATTACTGGATGAAGGGTTCCATCCCAAGCTCTCTGATTTTGGTCTCGTGAAGCTTGGTCCTGTTGGAGACAAATCACACGTTTCCACAAGGGTCATGGGCACTTATGGATATTGTGCTCCGGAGTATGCAATGATGGGACATTTAACCGTTAAATCTGACGTTTATAGTTTTGGGGTAGTCTTCTTAGAGCTGATCATGGGACAAAAAGCCATCAACAGCTCCCGTCCGCATGGGGAACAGAATCTTGTAACATGGGTAATTCTAGTTTAACTTATGTCTCGGTTGCATGACCATGAATTCCATCTTAATTGGACTACTTCTGCTTTGTTAACCTATAAGGCAATGTCTTAGAATAAGTTAGTGAGTATTTAATGTTCTTGAAGAATTTCTTCacagatgaaaatgaaaacaagttTCAAGTTATTCTTCCTTTTAGAAGTACATCTAGGTGCTTTTGGAATGGAAAGAGTTTTCAGAGTGAAGCGTTCTGTCACTACATAGTTTTAATTGAATAGCAACATAGCTGAACACATAGGAAAACAAAGCGATTGCAAGTTAAAGTCTCTTTTTGATGCTTTCAGAGCTGGGCTTTATAGAGTAGTTCTGAGAAACGGTAACCACAAAGCAGTTTCACAAGCTTGGCTTTGCCTCTATTTTTGAAAACCTTTAGGGAAGGTCTTTTCCAAACAAATTCTAAGTTGCTTTTTTTGATGTTTTGCCTGTGCAGGCACGTCCACTATTCAATGAAAGGTGAAAATTCTCGAAATTGGTGGATCCAAGTCTGCAAGGGCATCATCCAATGCGAGGTCTATATCAGGCACTTGCTGTGGCATCCATGTGTATACAAGAGCAGGCAGTTGCACGTCCTCTCATTGGGGACGTGGTGACGGCTCTTTCTTACCTAGCGAACCAGGCGTATGATCCCAACATAGCTTCTAATTATGGGAACAAAGGATCCGGCGTTGATGAGAGAGGCAGCAAGATTTTGAGGAATGAGGATGCCGGAGGTTCCGGGCGCAGCAGGTGGGAATTCGAGGGGTCCGAGAAGGACAATTCTCAAAAGGACAGTAAGTTGTTAAATAGGGACTTGACAAAGGGCTGTTGTGGAGGCGAAGATGTGGGGAGAGAATTGGCGAGAGAAAAGATGGCAGAGCGCTCAAGGCAGTTTCGATGGATCTAATGGCTGGTTATCTTGATCGACAATTTCTCGCTTTGTTTCCTCCTTGAGCCTCCCCTTGGCTTGCTTTCTGTGAACTTATACGAAGCAAACGCAGGGCATTCACGTCGTGTTGTGCATATTCCATTTTGTCGAAGGGAAATGAGCGGAGAGATTGTGGTTGAGCCAGGAGGACTTGGTCCCTGCTTCTCTAACTCGGCTCTTTTTCGGGTCTAATCTCTCCATTCTCTGTTTatactttcttgaaatttggagGAAGAGGGATTTGGGTGTACATGATTGCTAGAACAGCATTATAGATAAGAGAATCCAAAGGAAGAGGGAGATTGTCTGTCTTGTAATGCTTGTGCTGAATCTTGTAAGTCTATTCTGAGCAGGATTTGGCTGCATATTCTAGCTCTAGTTTTAAGCAGCATCGGATCTCCTGAATTGCCGCGCGGTTGGTAGTGCAACTCCCTTTGGTTTCGAATGTTTCTTGCTCCTTTGCTCATCACAGGGACATTGCAAATGATGCTAGTTTTTGAGGTCCTATCCGATTGGAGCTACAAGTCGTTCATTTGACTCCCTTCCTGGGCAtgaatttcaactaaaatcGCTTGCAATATTAGAAGCACCATATGATAAAATGGAACAATAAGTTAGTTCTACCCAACCGCGGCATGAGCATTGTCGACTAGGATGGGTTCAAATAAACCAGTAATTAGCTGGATCTGTAATTAGATAACATGATAATTGGGTTTGAATATACTAGTAATTAACTCGATATTTGATTCGAAAGATCCGATAATGGAAGAATTTATATCTTTTGAGATATTGTCTTAAgcacttttcttcttcattcaaTTGTATATGGATTGAGTCGGGGACTTAATAAAGTTTTttgggataatgatataaacAATCTCTGAACTCTGACTCGATGTATAATTTGatacttgaatttttaatttattaattttgactCAATATGCAATATGGTCACTGTTTGGATAAAGACATAGTTGATCATGGTTAGGTCAACATTAGTTACTGATCCCTAAGGTTGCTCAACGTCCATCCGGTCGCCTAGGGTCCTAGGTGGCCCGCCGttcttctttattatttccttttctaattttaattttttctcgcAATAAGTATTTTTGCAAGTTGTTTACCAATACTATATGCTCTGCATAAAAAATCCTATTTACCGCGAAAAGCTTCAACGcagcaaattttattttctacacTCTATACTCATATAAATCGACGGGAACGCCATTTCTCCTTGCGAAACCGCGATCTGGGAAGGGAGGATGCAGTTCTTCGGGGGCTCCGACGTCAGCCCGTCGCCGCCGGCGCCGACGGCGGCGGGGCACAACGCGAACGTGATGTACATGTTCAACCGGAACGGGGTGTGCCTGTTCTACCGGGAGTGGAACCGGCCCCTCCGGACCCTGAACCCGCAGCAGGACCACAAGCTCATGTTCGGCCTCCTCTTCTCCCTCAAATCCCTCACCGCCAAGATGGACCCCACCAGGTAATGTCCCTTCTCTCCCGATCTTTCCTCGAATTCGTGGGGAAGTTGAATGAATTCCCGAGGTGCGGTTGGCGAATCGCGCGAGGCTTCGGAAATGGCGGGTCTTGATCTGTCTGAGTGTAGAATTTTGCATCTTTTTTTGCGTTGTCTTAGGAATGTAGATGCCTTTCGGTTGCTTGATGATCTGCTTTGACTTAGATTCTTAGACGTAATTGGTCTCCGAGCACTCTCCCAAATGGTTAATTGCGATTAAATGTTGCTGGAATCTCGCTGAAATAAGTGGCCTTTTGAATCGTGTGTGTTCAAGTTGGGCACCATTTGATGGTAATCcggtttttttaatttggtaaTTTACTTGTTCTTTCGCGGAATTGCTGTTTATCCTCACGAATGGTCAGCGAACCTTTGATTGAGGGgactttgaaaaattttcaagtcAAGTTCGAGctcaaaggaagagaaaaatctAACAGAAGTTGAACCTGCTGTAGAAATTTTAGacttcatgaaatttgtgtttcttttgtttatgtGCATTCCCATGCTCCTCGTGCATGCAAACATGTGACAAACCTCAGTGTTAAGCATTGCAAACCTCAAAACTCAACTTAACTTAATATTCGAGTAGTCATTTAGTCGAGTTCAAGTAGCTCATGAGTAGGAGGAATTTTTGGTGCCGTGAGCTTGAAGTTGCAAAACCTTTCCATAGCCAAGTGCCAAGTATGTCGGAGAAGATAGAGGAGAACCGGATGTTCAGCAATTAACTTGCACACTCTCTGTTTTTTCCTCTTGCAGTGTGGATAGAGGAAATCTTGGGGTGCCGCAGTTACCAGGCCAGGGTTGTTCATTTCACAGTTTCCGCACTAACACATACAAACTTAGTTTCATGGAAAGTCCTTCTGGTATAAAGGTTAGATCACCTTATTCTGCAGTCTTTGGAGTATTTTTCTATCTCAGATGTTGCTCATAATGAGCGTGCACTAAAAACTTCAATAATCTTAGCAAATTAGCAAGACCTGTTAAAACTGAGCATTATTAAGGAACAGACACCTTTTGCGACGTATCTAAAGGCACCACACAATTGGAAGGTGTTTGTGCCTCCATAATTGCATAATACAAGAGGGAAATGGTTTGCTCCTGTTAACTCCATTTTTCTGTGCATTGACTACTTATTATTTATGCTCaacaatgcaaaatgaatttgTTGAAAATCACATTGCTGTATGTTAAGGGATTTGGCTTATGCTTCTATTTCAGCAAATACATTAACGTCACTGCGTTCTTGGATCAGATCTTTGCCCATTAGTGTACTTCTTCTTAGAAGACTCTTACTAACCATCAATCTGttctcctgttttttttttcctatttcctgGTCATCTTATTCCTCGTGCCCTTGCAGATAATATTGGTTACGGATCCCAGGACTGGTGATCTACGAGAAGCTTTGAAGTATATATACAGTCTATATGTTGAATATGTGGCTAAAAACCCTCTCTATGATCCAGGAACTCCTATCAGGTGAGTGATGAACTTTTGTTGGTTTAAGATGGTCAATTAGATGACGCGTGTCAATGTTGATGATCTATTATTGAAATAGTGTTCCATAGGGGACCAAAATAGTCAGGTTGTCTGCTAGAAATATCTGTCTGTTAAAATTCTCAATGATACTTTTTTGTCATTCTGGATAATAAACCCTGCACTGTCCCAATGCTTTTGATTCGGGTCATCAGTTTCAGGACCGAGCTTGCATCTTTTTTATACTAGGTACTTCTGTGGATGTATGATTTGGAATTTGGGATAAAGACATTTCGTGGTGACCATTGCTTTTCTTTCTGTGAGTTATATTTGCATAACTGCAGAAGCTGTTATTTTCTCTCCTTACACCTTTTCTTATCCTTTTTGAAGGTGTGACTTTTTTAATACAAATCTTGACCAATATGTAAGGAGCATTTCGTAAAGCATTGGGACAGTGCAGGGTATGGAGCTAAATACGTATATGCTTTTTCGCCATGGATCAAGCTTAGTGGACAATCTGGAGAATTGGTTGATTGTGATGTGCCGGCTTGGTGTATTATGCGCCTCTCTCTTTGCTGCCAGTGCTCGTCCAACTCCAATCTTCCTATGATTGTGTATCCGCCGCTTCCTTTTTAAACGGATTGGTcgaggaattttttttatgctcCTCTTTCTTCTATATATATGATAGTGATTGTTGCTGTGGACATGATGCTGTACCCTCTCTTTTTTCCCATCTTTTACTGCTTTATCACTGAGATGCACAAACTTTGTTGGAAGGCATTGATTCTCGTATCTCATTTTAAATTGAGCCCGGATAGGTTTGCTTGATTCAAGATGCATAAAATTGCAAGCATCTGCAGTGAACTTTTGATATTGCCTAGTTATGGGTGATCAATATCATGGAGAATTATGTgctgggaaaattccaaatatgggcctaaagtgctcttattttttcaaattacagCTAGAAGTGAACCTTGTTTAAGATAAGGacctgaaatattttcattttttcaaataaagattgaagtgaatcttattttaaataaaaacctaGATGACAATATTAGTTTCAAAGAATGACCTAATTTTGTGGTTGGtcaatggctttttttttttttccttttttctttttgaattttttcattccttcttttttcttttccatttttcctttttccgatttgttctttcttcttcactagTGGCTGGTCTTAATGATAGTTGGGCACCAATGATGCTTGGAGAGggttggcaagggttgcccttgcctTGGGTGAGGCCGCCCTTGAAAGCCACAAGCGctagccacaagcaaggctGGTCCTTGCCAGTGACTAGTCGGGATGGCCGGGCCctcatcaaaaagaaaaaaaaatgaaaagaaaattttaaaattttaaaataaattaagattgTCTTTTGACAAAATTGCCTTAGTTGAAAGAAATATTTAGCTAGTCAGTGATCTTCGAGGttagacccttatttaaaattgcCATCGCGACTCTAGGCTTTTATTTGAGACTTACATGGCCgtttaggcccttatttaacACAAACTCCAtttcaagcttttatttgaatttttcccttaTATACCTTTAGCTTCACTACGAAAGTATTTCTTGATCCTTGTGACGTTGTAGTACATACTTTTGGTAGGCCTAGATCGGTCATCACCCTCATCGATATCATTCATGCTCAATCCTTGTTATCAAATTGATGCGAGGGATTCTGATTGGTCTTAAAGGACCTAAAAATTTAATCCTAGTATTCGATATTTGCTTGGGTGACTATGGCTCCTAGAAAGCAAACCTAGAATGGCAGTAGAGGGCCATGGTCATTCATCTGGCCGAACATAAAAGGCTCTTATTGAGCCTTATACAACAATCAAAGTAGATTGATCCCCACTGGGCTTCAATCACCTTTTCTAAAGAAACAAAACTCTAGATATCATACGTCAAGATGTAATCAGAAGTTGCTTAACATTGATAATTTCATTGCCTCTTCCTTTGTGAATGCATTTGAgatgaattcaattcattttttgtggAATTCTAGGTACGTTACTTAAGAGCATGCCACCATCCCCGGCTTTAAACCATCTATATTATTACATGAGGAGAAAATTACGattcatttattcttttgtttcctaaATTCAGATAACATCTTTTTTCTTAACGGTTCCTTGGGGGATCATAAGACAGATGCAATGAATTGATATGAAAAACCTCACTTTGGGAGGCAAATCTCCCCAAAACAGGAACTTGGATTGCGTTGAAAAAGGGTTACCCCCAATTGGTACTCCAATAGAAATATATCCTGATGCTTGATTTAAAATGATCCACATTCATTTGCTGGTGAAGTATTGCGGGAGCAGAAAGACTCCGCATTTATTTGCTGGTGAAATATTAGGAGCCACAAATTACAGAAGCATTGTGGGGTCGAAAAGGGATCTAATTGGCCCTAAGGATGGACCGGGTGCCCCTTTGAAACCCTCTCCGCCATGGAGCTTCCTCTCTACCGAATGGGTAGTCCCC
The sequence above is drawn from the Eucalyptus grandis isolate ANBG69807.140 chromosome 11, ASM1654582v1, whole genome shotgun sequence genome and encodes:
- the LOC104425749 gene encoding trafficking protein particle complex subunit 1, with protein sequence MQFFGGSDVSPSPPAPTAAGHNANVMYMFNRNGVCLFYREWNRPLRTLNPQQDHKLMFGLLFSLKSLTAKMDPTSVDRGNLGVPQLPGQGCSFHSFRTNTYKLSFMESPSGIKIILVTDPRTGDLREALKYIYSLYVEYVAKNPLYDPGTPIRCDFFNTNLDQYVRSIS